ACTGGGTTTGATGTTATTACGATTCTGAGGAAGATGCGTCAGCCCGTGGTCGGTTACGATATAGAACTCCACGCCCAACAGCGTTCCGAGCCGCCGAGGGTCTTTACGCACGTTACGATCAAGCATAAGCTGTCAGGGCGCATCAAGCCAGAGGCGCTCGAGAAGGCCATACACCTTTCAGAAACCAGGTATTGCTCAGTAAGCGCAATGATTGCCAAGA
The nucleotide sequence above comes from Acidobacteriota bacterium. Encoded proteins:
- a CDS encoding OsmC family peroxiredoxin, which produces MDDEQGNSGAKPIELALLALGGCTGFDVITILRKMRQPVVGYDIELHAQQRSEPPRVFTHVTIKHKLSGRIKPEALEKAIHLSETRYCSVSAMIAKTAKIETTFEIIPETEAAGE